One genomic region from Lycorma delicatula isolate Av1 chromosome 1, ASM4794821v1, whole genome shotgun sequence encodes:
- the LOC142317619 gene encoding histone-lysine N-methyltransferase SETMAR-like produces the protein MEVQLVNPAKCEIRSVIRFLHAKGTPPVDIHRQMTEVYGDKCMSVQHVRKWCREFSTGRKEVHDEEQSGRPSVLEAVIEMVKREALQNRRITARELLAGIPGSSYGTVKRALTKILGYHKCCARWVPRLLTSEHMEKRLDCARQFLEKYQEDKEELLDSIVTGDGTWVFHFTPETKQKSKQTPSAGKVMASDFGNVREYC, from the coding sequence ATGGAGGTTCAACTTGTTAATCCCGCCAAGTGCGAGATTCGTTCCGTAATTCGCTTTTTGCACGCCAAAGGGACTCCACCCGTGGATATTCATCGTCAGATGACAGAGGTGTATGGCGACAAGTGTATGTCCGTTCAACACGTCCGAAAGTGGTGCAGGGAGTTTAGTACCGGTCGGAAGGAAGTCCACGATGAAGAACAGAGTGGAAGACCGTCAGTTTTGGAAGCTGTTATCGAGATGGTCAAACGCGAAGCGCTCCAAAACAGGAGGATCACTGCCCGTGAACTTCTTGCTGGGATTCCTGGAAGTTCTTACGGTACAGTGAAAAGAGCTTTGACTAAAATATTGGGATATCACAAGTGTTGTGCTCGATGGGTACCGCGGCTATTGACATCAGAACACATGGAGAAACGCCTTGACTGTGCTCGCCAGTTTCTTGAAAAGTATCAAGAAGATAAGGAAGAATTGTTGGACTCCATTGTTACGGGAGACGGAACATGGGTGTTTCATTTCACTCCCGAAACGaaacaaaaatccaaacaaaCTCCTTCTGCTGGCAAAGTCATGGCCAGTGATTTTGGAAACGTAAGGgaatactgctga